Proteins from a genomic interval of Kitasatospora kifunensis:
- a CDS encoding DinB family protein: protein MTDTIERIDPPNAADEATMLAAWLDFHRKTLALKTSGLTDDQLKQRSVTPSTLTLLGLVRHLAEVEHYWYQVILLGGESTAIYGTDEDQDFDFNGVAQADAAADLATWRRQVELSEQAVAGLSLDTLAAVRRRSGEQVTLRWIQVHLIEEYARHNGHADLLREAVDGVTGE from the coding sequence ATGACCGACACCATCGAGCGGATCGACCCGCCGAACGCCGCTGACGAGGCGACCATGCTCGCCGCCTGGCTCGACTTCCACCGCAAGACACTGGCGCTCAAGACCTCGGGCCTGACGGACGACCAGCTCAAGCAGCGCTCGGTGACGCCCTCGACGCTCACCCTGCTCGGCCTGGTCCGTCACCTGGCCGAGGTGGAGCACTACTGGTACCAGGTGATCCTGCTCGGCGGCGAGTCGACTGCGATCTACGGCACCGACGAGGACCAGGACTTCGACTTCAACGGGGTGGCGCAGGCCGATGCCGCCGCCGACCTCGCCACCTGGCGCCGGCAGGTCGAGCTCTCCGAGCAGGCCGTGGCCGGACTGTCGCTGGACACCCTCGCCGCCGTCCGGCGCCGCAGCGGGGAGCAGGTGACGCTGCGCTGGATCCAGGTCCATCTGATCGAGGAGTACGCGCGCCACAACGGCCACGCGGATCTGCTGCGCGAAGCGGTGGACGGCGTCACCGGGGAGTGA
- a CDS encoding MFS transporter: MPSSAPPLRRARVSIALVFAVHGAVTGSFATRIPALQDRLQLSPGELGLALVMPAVGASLAMPLAGRVTHRLGARAAIRLLLALWCSALALPGLAPGLPWLCLALLVYGAASGMADVAMNAEGVEVERRLGKSIMSGLHGMWSLGGLVASAFGALAARQHLGACVHLAIAAAVLLTLGQLVGAGLLDVRPEPQAEAPPRFALPPRSALLIGLVGFCAVFAEGAGSDWAGVYLRDLTGAAAGTAAMAYTAFAFTMTAARLAGDAVVRRLGPVRTVRLGGAVAAAGGVLVVVAGSPAVAIPGFALLGIGIAVVIPLAFAAAGHAGPNPSQAIAGVATVTYTSGLIAPAIVGTIAQGSSLRVSFTVVTVLVAALIGTAGTLRSAGASASVPGEGTTAHAEERAEL, translated from the coding sequence ATGCCGTCATCCGCTCCACCTCTGCGCCGGGCCAGGGTCAGCATCGCGCTGGTCTTCGCCGTCCACGGCGCGGTCACCGGCAGCTTCGCCACCCGGATCCCCGCGCTCCAGGACCGGCTGCAGCTGAGCCCGGGCGAACTCGGCCTGGCGCTGGTCATGCCCGCCGTCGGCGCCTCACTGGCGATGCCGCTGGCCGGCCGGGTCACCCACCGGCTCGGGGCCAGGGCCGCGATCCGGCTGCTGCTGGCGCTGTGGTGCTCGGCGCTCGCGCTGCCAGGACTCGCCCCCGGCCTGCCCTGGCTCTGCCTGGCCCTGCTGGTCTACGGCGCCGCCTCCGGGATGGCCGACGTGGCGATGAACGCCGAGGGGGTCGAGGTCGAGCGGCGGCTGGGCAAGTCGATCATGTCCGGACTGCACGGGATGTGGAGCCTGGGCGGCCTGGTCGCCTCCGCCTTCGGCGCGCTGGCGGCCCGTCAGCACCTGGGCGCCTGCGTGCACCTGGCGATCGCCGCGGCGGTGCTGCTGACCCTCGGCCAACTGGTCGGCGCCGGCCTGCTGGACGTGCGACCCGAGCCGCAGGCCGAGGCGCCGCCACGGTTCGCGCTGCCGCCGCGCTCGGCGCTGCTGATCGGTCTGGTCGGCTTCTGCGCGGTCTTCGCCGAGGGCGCGGGCTCCGACTGGGCGGGCGTCTACCTGCGCGACCTCACCGGCGCGGCGGCCGGCACCGCGGCGATGGCGTACACGGCCTTCGCCTTCACCATGACCGCGGCCCGACTGGCCGGCGACGCGGTGGTGCGCCGGCTCGGTCCGGTGCGCACCGTGCGCCTGGGCGGGGCGGTCGCGGCGGCGGGCGGGGTGCTGGTGGTGGTCGCAGGCAGCCCGGCGGTGGCGATCCCGGGGTTCGCGCTGCTCGGGATAGGCATCGCGGTGGTGATCCCGCTGGCCTTCGCGGCGGCCGGGCACGCCGGCCCCAATCCGAGCCAGGCGATCGCCGGCGTCGCCACCGTCACCTACACCTCGGGGCTCATCGCGCCCGCGATCGTGGGCACCATCGCCCAGGGCAGCTCGCTGCGGGTCTCCTTCACCGTGGTGACGGTGCTGGTGGCGGCGCTGATCGGGACGGCGGGCACGCTGCGGTCGGCGGGGGCCTCGGCCTCGGTTCCGGGAGAAGGGACGACGGCTCACGCCGAGGAGCGCGCCGAGCTGTGA
- a CDS encoding TVP38/TMEM64 family protein produces MNLSRAARAPWARLALLVLILAGAAASLLCWDPRQLATAVPGAWRAPAFVLLFALGTLAFLPKPALNVAAGVLFGARWGVPLAVLGTTAGAALAFGLGRSLGQRALRPLLRGRVLLALDRGLTEHGFRNVLLLRLVPGVPFQAVNLGAALSGTRVRPYLAATALGVLPGTAAYVVAGASAGSPTSPAFLASGAVILGLGALSLAGAWRARRRTSAAEPSVGQTAERGYLPPATRQIAPEA; encoded by the coding sequence ATGAACCTGAGCCGTGCCGCGCGCGCACCCTGGGCCCGGCTCGCGCTGCTGGTGCTGATCCTGGCGGGGGCCGCCGCCTCGCTGCTCTGCTGGGATCCGCGGCAGCTGGCCACCGCGGTGCCCGGTGCCTGGCGGGCGCCGGCGTTCGTGCTGCTCTTCGCCCTCGGCACGCTGGCCTTCCTGCCCAAACCGGCGCTCAACGTGGCGGCCGGGGTGCTCTTCGGCGCCCGGTGGGGCGTGCCGCTGGCGGTGTTGGGCACCACGGCGGGGGCCGCGCTGGCCTTCGGCCTGGGGCGCTCACTGGGGCAGCGGGCGCTGCGGCCGCTGCTGCGCGGACGGGTACTGCTGGCGCTGGACCGGGGGCTGACCGAGCACGGGTTCCGCAACGTGCTGCTGCTGCGACTGGTGCCCGGGGTGCCGTTCCAGGCGGTGAACCTGGGCGCGGCGCTCTCCGGCACGCGGGTTCGGCCCTACCTGGCGGCCACCGCGCTGGGCGTGCTGCCCGGCACGGCGGCCTACGTGGTGGCCGGCGCCTCGGCCGGCTCACCCACCTCACCCGCCTTCCTGGCCTCGGGGGCGGTGATCCTGGGGCTGGGGGCGCTGAGCCTGGCCGGTGCCTGGCGGGCCCGGCGCCGGACCTCAGCCGCCGAGCCGTCGGTGGGGCAGACCGCCGAGCGCGGTTACCTCCCACCGGCCACCCGCCAGATCGCGCCCGAGGCGTAG
- a CDS encoding cell division protein SepF, which produces MGALRDEHHGWLMPSGSYPAAVYEEESWATADTIPVLPNPAKIVSVKPTGFESARTVGEHIRSGTPVVMDVTEMDDGEAKRMVDFASGLVFGTRGGIERIARRVFLLTPPEVEVMVIDRPLDDSGFYNQS; this is translated from the coding sequence ATGGGAGCACTTCGCGACGAGCACCACGGGTGGCTGATGCCCTCGGGGAGCTACCCCGCCGCGGTGTACGAGGAGGAGTCCTGGGCGACCGCCGACACGATTCCGGTGCTGCCGAACCCGGCCAAGATCGTCTCGGTCAAGCCCACCGGCTTCGAGTCCGCCAGGACGGTGGGCGAGCACATTCGCTCCGGCACCCCGGTGGTGATGGATGTGACCGAGATGGACGACGGTGAGGCCAAGCGGATGGTCGACTTCGCCTCGGGCCTGGTCTTCGGCACCCGCGGCGGCATCGAGCGGATCGCCCGTCGGGTGTTCCTGCTCACTCCGCCGGAGGTCGAGGTCATGGTGATCGACCGGCCGCTGGACGACAGCGGGTTCTACAACCAGAGCTGA